The following coding sequences lie in one Lelliottia jeotgali genomic window:
- a CDS encoding Taurine-binding periplasmic protein TauA translates to MAISSRITLLGALALWAFQAQAVDVTVAYQTSAEPAKVAQADNTFAKESGAKVDWRKFDSGASIVRALASGDVQIGNLGSSPLAVAASQQVPIEVFLLASQLGNSEALVVKKNITKPEDLIGKRIAVPFISTTHYSLLAALKHWGIKPGQVQILNLQPPAIIAAWQRGDIDGAYVWAPAVNELEKDGTVLTDSEKVGQWGAPTLDVWVVRKDFAEKHPEVVKAFAKSAIDAQQPYIENPDEWLKQPANLEKLSRLSGVPESDVPGLVKGNTYLTPAQQVQQLSGPVNKAIVDTAGFLKEQGKVPAVAADYSQFVTDRFVK, encoded by the coding sequence ATGGCAATTTCATCGCGTATTACCTTACTCGGCGCTCTGGCGCTGTGGGCATTTCAGGCGCAGGCGGTCGATGTGACCGTCGCGTATCAAACCTCCGCTGAACCGGCGAAAGTCGCTCAGGCGGACAACACCTTTGCCAAAGAGAGCGGGGCAAAAGTTGACTGGCGTAAGTTCGACAGCGGCGCGAGCATCGTGCGGGCGTTAGCGTCTGGCGACGTGCAAATCGGCAATCTCGGCTCAAGCCCGCTGGCCGTTGCCGCCAGCCAGCAGGTGCCAATCGAAGTGTTCCTTCTCGCCTCACAGCTCGGGAACTCCGAAGCGCTGGTGGTGAAGAAAAACATCACCAAACCTGAAGATCTGATCGGCAAGCGCATCGCGGTGCCGTTTATCTCAACCACCCACTACAGCCTGCTGGCGGCCCTGAAACACTGGGGCATCAAACCCGGTCAGGTGCAGATTCTGAACCTGCAGCCACCGGCGATTATCGCCGCCTGGCAGCGTGGCGATATTGATGGAGCCTATGTCTGGGCGCCGGCAGTGAACGAACTGGAAAAAGATGGCACCGTGCTGACCGACTCGGAAAAAGTGGGTCAGTGGGGTGCGCCGACGCTGGATGTGTGGGTGGTTCGCAAGGACTTCGCCGAGAAGCATCCTGAGGTGGTGAAAGCCTTCGCTAAAAGCGCCATCGACGCCCAGCAGCCGTACATTGAAAACCCGGATGAGTGGCTGAAACAGCCCGCGAATCTGGAAAAACTCTCGCGCCTGAGTGGGGTCCCTGAATCAGATGTTCCGGGGCTGGTGAAAGGCAATACCTACCTGACCCCTGCGCAACAGGTGCAGCAGCTGTCCGGCCCGGTAAATAAAGCGATTGTCGATACCGCCGGGTTCCTGAAAGAGCAGGGCAAAGTGCCTGCGGTGGCGGCGGATTACAGCCAGTTCGTGACCGATCGTTTTGTGAAGTAA
- a CDS encoding Taurine transport ATP-binding protein TauB has translation MLQITNLSASYGGKPALDDINLTLDSGELLVVLGPSGCGKTTLLNLIAGFVPYQHGTIHLEGKRVEGPGAERGVVFQSEGLLPWRNVQENVAFGLQLAGIERAQRLETARQMLKKVGLEGAEKRFIWQLSGGQRQRVGIARALAANPQLLLLDEPFGALDAFTREQMQTLLLRLWHETGKQVLLITHDIEEAVFMATELVLLSPGPGRVLERLPLDFARRFVAGEPVRSIKSDPQFIAQREYVLSRVFEQREAFS, from the coding sequence ATGCTGCAAATTACAAACCTGTCCGCCAGCTACGGCGGGAAGCCCGCGCTGGATGATATCAATCTGACGCTGGATAGCGGTGAGCTGCTGGTGGTGCTTGGGCCATCGGGCTGCGGAAAAACCACGCTGCTTAATCTGATCGCCGGGTTTGTTCCGTATCAGCACGGCACCATTCACCTGGAAGGAAAACGAGTGGAAGGCCCCGGCGCTGAGCGCGGCGTGGTCTTCCAGAGCGAAGGATTACTGCCCTGGCGCAACGTGCAGGAGAACGTGGCTTTCGGTCTGCAACTGGCGGGTATTGAGCGCGCGCAGCGCCTGGAAACGGCACGCCAGATGTTGAAAAAAGTCGGGCTTGAAGGGGCGGAAAAGCGCTTCATCTGGCAGCTTTCCGGCGGTCAGCGTCAGCGAGTGGGTATTGCCCGCGCGCTGGCGGCGAATCCGCAGCTGTTGCTGCTGGATGAACCTTTTGGCGCGCTGGACGCCTTCACCCGCGAACAAATGCAAACCCTGTTGCTGCGCCTGTGGCACGAGACCGGCAAGCAGGTGCTGCTGATTACCCATGACATCGAAGAAGCGGTGTTTATGGCGACCGAACTGGTGCTGCTGTCGCCGGGACCGGGCCGGGTGCTGGAACGTCTGCCGCTGGACTTTGCCCGTCGCTTTGTCGCGGGAGAGCCGGTGCGCAGCATCAAATCCGATCCGCAGTTTATCGCTCAACGCGAATACGTGCTGAGCCGTGTGTTTGAGCAGCGGGAGGCGTTCTCATGA
- a CDS encoding Taurine transport system permease protein TauC — translation MSIVFSEKRAGKRFTFRWPFSRQITLSAGTLLVLLAIWWVVAAQQWVSPLFLPGPGLVLTKLISIAGPQGFMDATLWQHLAASLGRILVALLAAVIIGIPVGIAMGLSPTVRGILDPLIELYRPVPPLAYLPLMVIWFGIGETSKILLIYLAIFAPVAMSALAGVKSAQQVRIRAAQSLGASRAQVLWFVILPGALPEILTGLRIGLGVGWSTLVAAELIAATRGLGFMVQSAGEFLATDVVLAGIAVIAVIAFSLELGLRALQRRLTPWHGEIQ, via the coding sequence ATGAGCATCGTCTTTAGCGAAAAACGGGCCGGAAAACGCTTCACCTTCCGCTGGCCATTTTCCCGTCAGATCACCCTGAGCGCAGGCACGCTGTTGGTGCTGCTGGCGATCTGGTGGGTCGTCGCGGCGCAGCAGTGGGTCAGCCCGCTGTTTCTGCCAGGTCCTGGGCTGGTGCTGACGAAACTGATCTCCATCGCCGGGCCGCAGGGCTTTATGGATGCGACTTTATGGCAGCATCTTGCGGCGAGCCTGGGACGCATTCTGGTGGCGCTGCTGGCGGCGGTGATTATCGGCATCCCGGTAGGGATTGCGATGGGACTCAGCCCGACGGTGCGTGGGATCCTCGATCCGCTGATTGAGCTGTATCGACCAGTACCGCCGCTGGCCTATCTGCCGCTGATGGTTATCTGGTTTGGTATCGGGGAGACCTCGAAGATCCTGCTGATCTATCTGGCGATTTTTGCCCCAGTTGCTATGTCGGCGCTGGCAGGGGTGAAGAGCGCGCAGCAGGTACGGATCCGCGCGGCGCAGTCGCTGGGAGCCAGCCGCGCGCAGGTGCTTTGGTTTGTGATTTTACCCGGCGCGCTGCCGGAGATTTTAACCGGTTTGCGCATTGGTTTAGGCGTGGGCTGGTCAACGCTGGTGGCGGCAGAGCTGATTGCCGCCACGCGCGGGCTTGGCTTTATGGTGCAGTCGGCAGGCGAGTTTCTGGCGACAGATGTGGTGCTGGCAGGGATCGCGGTCATCGCCGTGATTGCCTTTAGTTTAGAACTGGGGCTGCGTGCGTTACAGCGCCGCCTGACGCCCTGGCATGGAGAAATACAATGA
- a CDS encoding Alpha-ketoglutarate-dependent taurine dioxygenase: MSERLTITPLGPYIGAQISGLDVTRPLSDNQFEQLYHAVLRHQVVFLREQAVTPQQQRALALRFGDLHIHPVYPHAEGVEEIIVLDTHNDNPPDNDNWHTDVTFIDTPPAGAILAAKLLPETGGDTLWTSGIAAYEALSAPLKQLLSGLQAEHDFKKSFQEYKYRKSEEEHRRWQEAVAKHPPLLHPVVRTHPVTGKQALFVNEGFTTRIVDLTEKESEALLGFLFAHVTKPEFQVRWRWQQNDLAIWDNRVTQHYANADYLPQRRIMQRATILGDKPFYRAA; this comes from the coding sequence ATGAGTGAACGTCTGACCATTACCCCGCTGGGACCGTACATTGGCGCGCAGATTTCTGGCCTCGACGTGACGCGTCCGCTGAGTGATAACCAGTTCGAGCAGCTGTATCATGCGGTGCTGCGCCATCAGGTGGTGTTTTTACGCGAGCAGGCGGTGACGCCGCAGCAGCAACGCGCTCTGGCGCTGCGTTTTGGCGACTTACATATTCACCCGGTCTATCCGCATGCCGAAGGGGTGGAGGAGATTATCGTGCTGGATACCCATAACGATAATCCGCCGGATAACGATAACTGGCACACCGACGTGACCTTTATCGATACACCGCCCGCAGGCGCAATTCTGGCGGCTAAACTGCTGCCGGAAACTGGGGGCGATACCTTGTGGACCAGTGGGATTGCCGCGTACGAAGCGCTGTCGGCCCCGCTTAAGCAGTTGCTGAGCGGTTTGCAAGCGGAGCACGATTTCAAGAAATCGTTCCAGGAATATAAGTACCGCAAAAGCGAAGAAGAGCATCGGCGCTGGCAGGAGGCGGTGGCGAAACACCCGCCGCTGCTGCATCCGGTGGTGCGCACCCATCCGGTGACGGGCAAGCAGGCGTTGTTTGTGAACGAAGGGTTTACCACGCGCATTGTGGATCTGACGGAGAAAGAGAGCGAGGCGCTGTTAGGATTCTTGTTTGCTCATGTGACGAAACCGGAGTTCCAGGTGCGCTGGCGCTGGCAGCAAAACGATCTGGCGATCTGGGATAACCGCGTGACGCAGCATTACGCTAATGCGGATTATCTGCCGCAGCGCCGGATTATGCAGCGGGCGACAATACTGGGGGATAAGCCGTTTTATCGTGCGGCCTGA
- a CDS encoding hemolysin codes for MFSLDSVLDDLWPQARPAPWQKSLLKRLFYEQEFQQFAAKHRHLKGIDMVEQVLEHLDILCTTSAHDLEQIPEHGPLIIIANHPTGTLDGLALLYAISRVRRDVKVVTNRMLTHLEPLSSLFIPVDNMGGKTAKSSLVMMENQLQNAGVLIFFPAGEVSRPTRKGIRDKKWHSGFIKLASKLRVPLLPVHIQAHNSLLFYASTLVSPTLSMLLLMQQMFRRRHSTLPIKIGQQIAWSQWFSAPLSSRDMAEQCRQHVMRLGKGLPGMFKTQCAIARPEDRATLKRELSQAECLGKTADGKGIYLWQRNGQEDAPLLRELGRLREIAFRAVDEGSGKRRDTDGYDDDYLHLILWDEEDLEIVGAYRFMPTARQIEQRGLDGLYSYSLFHYDDNMQDVLEHGIELGRSFIQPRYWGRRGLDYLWSGIGAYLARYPQYRYLFGPVSISGGLPPDARDLLVAFYRLWFPASHPLAASRQPYPASLPDVLAQFGGVDYVEDLTKLKSLLGNLGCGIPPLYKQYSELCEPGGVQFIDFGSDPAFNNCVDGLVLVDLCYLKANRYQRYIEVHLR; via the coding sequence ATGTTCAGTCTCGATAGCGTTCTTGACGATCTTTGGCCTCAGGCGAGGCCCGCGCCCTGGCAAAAAAGCCTGTTAAAAAGGCTGTTTTACGAACAAGAGTTCCAGCAGTTCGCAGCAAAACACCGCCACCTGAAAGGAATTGATATGGTGGAGCAGGTTCTGGAACATTTGGATATTCTCTGCACGACCTCCGCGCACGACCTCGAACAAATCCCCGAACACGGCCCGCTGATCATTATCGCTAATCACCCCACCGGCACACTTGATGGCCTGGCGTTGCTGTATGCCATCTCCCGCGTTCGTCGCGATGTGAAAGTGGTCACCAACCGGATGCTGACGCACCTCGAACCACTCAGCTCGCTGTTTATTCCGGTAGATAATATGGGCGGCAAAACGGCGAAATCGTCGTTGGTGATGATGGAAAACCAACTGCAAAATGCGGGTGTGCTGATCTTCTTCCCGGCGGGCGAAGTCTCACGTCCGACGCGCAAAGGGATTCGCGATAAAAAGTGGCACTCAGGTTTTATCAAATTAGCCAGCAAGCTGCGCGTGCCGCTGCTGCCGGTCCATATTCAGGCGCATAACAGCCTGCTGTTTTACGCCAGCACGCTGGTATCACCGACGCTCTCAATGCTGCTGTTAATGCAACAGATGTTCCGTCGTCGCCACAGCACCTTGCCGATCAAAATCGGCCAGCAGATTGCCTGGAGTCAGTGGTTTAGCGCCCCCCTTTCGTCGCGTGACATGGCCGAGCAGTGTCGCCAGCACGTGATGCGTCTTGGTAAGGGATTACCTGGCATGTTCAAAACACAGTGCGCGATTGCCCGCCCGGAAGACAGGGCCACGCTGAAACGTGAACTGTCGCAGGCCGAATGTCTCGGCAAGACCGCCGATGGTAAAGGGATTTATCTGTGGCAGCGCAACGGGCAAGAAGACGCACCATTGCTGCGCGAACTCGGACGCTTACGTGAAATCGCCTTTCGCGCGGTGGACGAGGGAAGCGGCAAACGCCGCGACACCGATGGTTATGACGATGACTATCTGCATCTGATTCTGTGGGACGAAGAGGATCTCGAGATCGTCGGCGCATACCGCTTTATGCCGACCGCCCGGCAGATAGAACAGCGCGGACTGGACGGTTTGTACAGCTATAGCCTGTTCCATTACGACGACAACATGCAGGACGTGCTGGAGCATGGCATCGAACTGGGCCGCAGCTTTATTCAGCCGCGCTACTGGGGCCGTCGGGGTCTGGATTATCTATGGTCCGGGATTGGGGCCTATCTGGCGCGGTATCCGCAATATCGCTATCTGTTTGGCCCGGTCTCGATTTCCGGCGGGCTGCCTCCCGACGCGCGGGATCTGCTGGTGGCCTTTTACCGCCTGTGGTTCCCCGCCAGTCATCCTCTGGCCGCCTCGCGTCAGCCGTATCCGGCATCGTTGCCCGATGTCCTGGCACAGTTTGGCGGCGTGGATTACGTCGAAGATCTGACAAAATTGAAATCGCTGCTCGGCAATTTGGGCTGCGGCATTCCTCCGCTCTATAAACAGTATTCCGAACTGTGTGAACCGGGCGGCGTACAATTTATCGATTTCGGCAGCGACCCGGCGTTCAACAACTGCGTGGATGGGCTGGTGCTGGTGGATTTATGCTATCTCAAAGCGAACCGGTATCAGCGGTATATAGAGGTGCATTTGCGGTGA
- a CDS encoding Porphobilinogen synthase — protein sequence MTDLIARPRRLRKSPALRAMFEETTLSLNDLVLPIFVEEEIDDYKAIDAMPGVMRIPEKHLAREIERIANAGIRSVMTFGISHHTDATGSDALKENGLVARMSRICKETVPEMIVMSDTCFCEYTSHGHCGVLCDHGVDNDATLINLGKQAVVAAAAGADFIAPSAAMDGQVQAIRQALDAAGFSDTAIMSYSTKFASSFYGPFREAAGTALKGDRKTYQMNPLNRREAIRESLLDEAQGADCLMVKPAGAYLDILRDIRERTELPLGAYQVSGEYAMIKFAAQAGAIDEEKVILESLGAIKRAGADLIFSYFALDLAEKKILR from the coding sequence ATGACCGATTTAATTGCACGTCCCCGTCGCCTGCGCAAATCCCCTGCGCTACGCGCTATGTTTGAAGAGACAACACTCAGCTTAAACGATCTGGTGTTGCCGATTTTCGTTGAAGAAGAGATCGATGACTACAAAGCCATCGACGCCATGCCGGGCGTGATGCGCATTCCGGAAAAGCATCTGGCGCGTGAGATTGAACGCATCGCCAACGCCGGTATCCGCTCAGTGATGACCTTCGGGATCTCGCACCATACGGATGCCACCGGCAGCGACGCTCTGAAAGAAAACGGTCTTGTGGCGCGAATGTCCCGCATCTGCAAAGAGACCGTGCCGGAAATGATCGTCATGTCCGACACCTGTTTCTGCGAATACACTTCTCACGGCCATTGCGGCGTGCTGTGCGACCACGGTGTCGATAACGACGCCACCCTGATCAACCTCGGCAAACAGGCAGTGGTTGCCGCCGCAGCCGGAGCTGATTTCATTGCGCCATCGGCAGCGATGGACGGACAAGTGCAGGCGATACGCCAGGCGCTGGACGCGGCAGGTTTCAGCGACACCGCCATCATGTCCTACTCCACCAAATTTGCCTCTTCGTTCTACGGCCCGTTCCGTGAAGCCGCCGGAACCGCGCTGAAAGGCGATCGTAAAACCTATCAGATGAATCCGCTTAATCGCCGCGAAGCGATCCGTGAATCTCTGCTGGATGAAGCCCAGGGCGCAGATTGCCTGATGGTGAAACCTGCCGGGGCGTATCTCGATATCCTGCGCGACATCCGCGAACGTACCGAGCTGCCGCTGGGTGCCTACCAGGTGAGCGGTGAATACGCGATGATCAAATTCGCCGCCCAGGCAGGTGCAATTGATGAAGAAAAAGTGATCCTCGAAAGCCTGGGCGCAATCAAACGCGCCGGTGCGGATCTGATCTTCAGCTACTTCGCGCTGGATCTGGCCGAGAAGAAAATCCTGCGTTAA
- a CDS encoding flagellin structural protein, with amino-acid sequence MQTWKKKLAVSQIALACTLAIASQANAKDVSGTTYNTFGYDNTATTPWYYGYADWGTSDATHDGDIYPVINKSTVNGVISTYYLDDGINGRANALSISNSTINGMITPKCMTTECADGTDEDGTVHSQYDRFSLTVDNSTINDTYEHYAYDVVDGDKTETHYLDTYGLGNAITLDEESDIVIQNNSHVAGITLTQGYQQVDNTPYDGTEGVANNSHVFTDTLVVKDSVLTSGAYSDLGTNGFYGQSAKPSDYGETNATEEDDAALIVTSGTLSDTIVSGTFAEPSNRFDNAMQTTATFDHSTVTGDILFKSTFDNNFYENGDPQTDTTDDGIYN; translated from the coding sequence ATGCAAACATGGAAAAAGAAACTCGCTGTATCTCAAATTGCATTAGCGTGCACACTGGCTATCGCTTCTCAGGCTAATGCTAAAGATGTATCCGGTACGACATATAATACTTTTGGTTATGATAATACGGCCACCACACCCTGGTATTATGGCTATGCAGACTGGGGCACTTCGGATGCCACGCATGATGGCGACATTTATCCCGTCATCAATAAATCAACAGTTAATGGTGTTATTTCCACTTACTATCTTGATGATGGTATCAATGGTCGTGCGAATGCTTTAAGCATTTCTAATAGCACCATCAATGGAATGATTACCCCGAAGTGCATGACCACGGAATGCGCCGATGGCACGGATGAAGATGGTACGGTGCATTCGCAATACGACCGATTCAGCCTGACGGTAGATAATTCTACTATCAATGATACTTATGAGCATTATGCTTATGACGTGGTTGATGGCGATAAAACAGAAACGCATTACCTGGACACCTATGGACTGGGTAACGCGATCACACTGGATGAAGAATCCGACATCGTTATCCAGAATAACTCCCACGTCGCCGGTATTACGCTGACGCAGGGTTATCAGCAGGTTGATAATACGCCGTATGATGGCACCGAAGGTGTTGCCAATAACAGCCACGTCTTTACTGACACGCTGGTGGTGAAAGATTCAGTGCTGACTTCTGGTGCATACAGCGATCTGGGAACCAACGGTTTTTACGGTCAAAGTGCGAAGCCGAGTGACTACGGCGAAACTAACGCCACTGAGGAGGATGATGCGGCGTTAATTGTTACATCAGGCACTCTCTCCGATACTATTGTATCAGGCACTTTCGCAGAACCATCAAACCGCTTTGACAACGCGATGCAGACCACTGCGACGTTTGATCATTCAACCGTCACCGGCGATATTCTGTTCAAGAGTACTTTCGATAATAACTTCTACGAAAACGGCGATCCGCAAACTGATACCACTGACGACGGCATCTATAACTGA
- a CDS encoding transposase produces the protein MGRWLAGRLMKELGLVSCQQPTHRYKRGGHEHVAIPNYLERQFAVTEPNQVWCGDVTYIWTGKRWAYLAVVLDLFARKPVGWAMSFSPDSRLTMKALEMAWETRGKPGGVMFHSDQGSHYTSRQFRQLLWRYQIRQSMSRRGNCWDNSPMERFFRSLKNEWIPVVGYVSFSEAAHAITDYIVGYYSALRPHEYNGGLPPNESENRYWKNSNSVASFC, from the coding sequence ATGGGACGCTGGCTTGCTGGCAGGCTCATGAAAGAGCTGGGGCTGGTCAGCTGTCAGCAGCCGACTCACCGGTATAAACGTGGTGGTCATGAACATGTTGCTATCCCTAACTACCTTGAACGGCAGTTCGCCGTGACCGAGCCAAATCAGGTGTGGTGCGGTGATGTGACCTATATCTGGACGGGTAAGCGCTGGGCGTACCTCGCCGTTGTTCTCGACCTGTTCGCAAGAAAACCAGTGGGCTGGGCCATGTCGTTCTCGCCGGACAGCAGGCTCACCATGAAAGCGCTGGAAATGGCATGGGAAACCCGTGGTAAGCCCGGCGGGGTGATGTTCCACAGCGATCAGGGCAGTCATTATACGAGCAGGCAGTTCCGGCAGTTATTGTGGCGATACCAGATCAGGCAGAGTATGAGCCGGCGCGGAAATTGCTGGGATAACAGCCCAATGGAACGCTTCTTCAGAAGTCTGAAGAACGAATGGATACCGGTGGTGGGTTACGTAAGCTTCAGCGAGGCAGCTCACGCCATAACGGATTATATCGTTGGATATTACAGCGCACTAAGACCGCACGAATATAACGGTGGGTTACCCCCAAACGAATCGGAAAATCGATACTGGAAAAACTCTAACTCGGTGGCCAGTTTTTGTTGA
- a CDS encoding Mobile element protein has translation MKKRNFSAEFKRESAQLVVDQNYTVADAAKAMDVGLSTMTRWVKQLRDERQGKTPKASPITPEQIEIRELRKKLQRIEMENEILKKATALLMSDSLNSSR, from the coding sequence ATGAAAAAAAGAAATTTCAGCGCAGAGTTTAAACGCGAATCCGCTCAACTGGTTGTTGACCAGAACTACACGGTGGCAGATGCCGCCAAAGCTATGGATGTTGGCCTTTCCACAATGACAAGATGGGTCAAACAACTGCGTGATGAGCGTCAGGGCAAAACACCAAAAGCCTCTCCGATAACACCAGAACAAATCGAAATACGTGAGCTGAGGAAAAAGCTACAACGCATTGAAATGGAGAATGAAATATTAAAAAAGGCTACCGCGCTCTTGATGTCAGACTCCCTGAACAGTTCTCGATAA
- a CDS encoding autotransporter outer membrane beta-barrel domain-containing protein, protein MYGQGYTDVDWTTLSPNSIWPDSTFDANAHVAGEAVYQSGLFNVTLDNASEWDTRKVSNIDTLAVNNQSQVNVENSGLLADSITLTNGSSLNIGDSGGVATDSLYLDSYSRAGLTEETAELYANTITVDNGAELALGLGQVDTHSMVLIDGGVLNVASRDYVLNSDLNNARETTNDKSKAEYDYGVVALNSDGHLAVNGEVAGNYKVRIDNATGAGKVADYKGNEVIRVYDNDAGTQATFTAANKADLGAYTYKAQQQGDTVVLHQEELTDYANMALSIPSANTNIWNLEQDAVGTRLTNGRHGLADKGGAWVSYFGGNFDGDNGEINYDQDVNGVMVGLDTQIDGNNAKWILGGAAGFAKGDVSDHSGQVDQDSQTAMIYSSAYFANDVFVDGSLSYTRFNNDLSATMSNGQYVDGNTTSDAWGFGLKLGYDWKPNTSAYVTPYAAVSGLFQSGDDYQLSNDMRMDGQSYDSMRYETGIDAGYTFNYGGDQALTPHFTLAYVYDDSSNDADVNGDSIDNGVKGSAVRVGLGTQFSFTKNFSTYTEANYLGGGDVDQNWGANLGVKYTW, encoded by the coding sequence ATGTACGGCCAGGGTTATACCGACGTAGACTGGACCACTCTCTCCCCGAACAGTATCTGGCCGGATTCGACCTTCGATGCCAATGCCCATGTCGCTGGCGAAGCCGTTTATCAGAGCGGCCTGTTCAATGTGACCCTGGATAATGCTTCTGAGTGGGATACGCGTAAAGTTTCTAATATTGACACGCTGGCGGTAAATAACCAGTCGCAGGTTAACGTTGAAAACTCAGGTCTTCTTGCTGATAGCATCACGCTGACTAATGGTTCTTCGCTGAACATCGGTGACAGTGGTGGCGTAGCAACAGACAGCCTCTACCTGGACAGCTACAGCCGCGCTGGGCTGACCGAAGAGACAGCTGAACTCTATGCCAACACCATTACCGTGGATAACGGTGCTGAGCTGGCATTGGGTCTGGGCCAGGTTGATACGCACAGCATGGTGTTGATAGATGGCGGTGTGCTGAATGTCGCCAGCCGTGATTACGTGTTGAACTCCGATCTGAACAACGCACGTGAGACCACCAACGATAAGAGCAAAGCTGAATACGACTACGGCGTGGTTGCGCTGAACTCCGACGGTCACCTGGCGGTGAACGGCGAAGTGGCTGGCAACTACAAAGTGCGTATCGATAATGCGACAGGCGCAGGTAAGGTTGCTGATTATAAAGGCAACGAAGTCATTCGCGTTTATGACAACGATGCAGGCACACAGGCTACTTTCACCGCAGCCAACAAAGCCGATCTGGGCGCTTATACCTATAAAGCGCAGCAGCAGGGCGACACCGTGGTTCTGCATCAGGAAGAGCTGACTGACTACGCCAATATGGCGTTGAGCATTCCGTCTGCCAACACCAATATCTGGAACCTGGAGCAGGATGCCGTTGGCACCCGTCTGACCAACGGTCGTCATGGCCTGGCAGATAAAGGTGGCGCCTGGGTGAGCTACTTCGGTGGCAACTTCGACGGTGATAACGGCGAAATCAATTACGATCAGGATGTTAACGGCGTGATGGTCGGTCTGGATACGCAGATTGACGGTAACAACGCTAAATGGATCCTCGGTGGTGCGGCAGGTTTCGCAAAAGGCGACGTGAGCGATCACTCTGGTCAGGTTGATCAGGATAGCCAGACAGCGATGATCTACTCATCCGCGTACTTTGCTAACGATGTCTTTGTCGATGGTTCCCTGAGCTACACCCGCTTTAACAACGATCTGTCCGCCACCATGAGCAATGGCCAGTATGTAGACGGTAACACCACGTCTGACGCCTGGGGCTTTGGTCTGAAACTGGGTTATGACTGGAAACCAAATACCTCTGCCTACGTCACACCGTACGCTGCTGTATCAGGTCTGTTCCAGTCTGGCGACGATTACCAGCTCAGCAACGACATGCGCATGGACGGTCAGTCATACGACAGCATGCGTTATGAAACGGGTATTGATGCAGGTTACACCTTCAACTACGGTGGCGATCAGGCCCTGACTCCGCACTTCACGCTGGCATATGTTTATGACGACTCCAGCAACGATGCAGATGTCAACGGTGACAGCATCGACAATGGTGTGAAAGGTTCTGCTGTTCGCGTAGGCCTTGGCACTCAGTTCAGCTTCACCAAAAACTTCAGCACTTATACGGAAGCTAACTATCTCGGTGGCGGTGATGTTGACCAAAACTGGGGAGCAAATCTGGGCGTGAAATATACCTGGTAA